The proteins below are encoded in one region of Rhizobacter sp.:
- a CDS encoding BMP family ABC transporter substrate-binding protein: MKLLRHLAVFAFAAGAAISHAATIGYIYVGPEKDYGYNTSMDVGRKFVEKSIPGTKTLHVENIPETAEVEKVMERMIKQGGASIIFATSYGYLDYAIALGKKYPKVAFLHAGGLKIGDNVGTYWANSDDAMYLAGMAAGAVSKSGKLGFIAAFPIPQVVRSINAFTLGAQAMNPNATTTVVWTGGWLQPPKEAEATNSLADAGIDVIGEQVDSPMTIAQTAEKRGIYMVGKDVDVSKLAPKAVLTGASWNWGPTMLKLTKEIQAGKWKPSHVRGDLKDGTVVLDPFGPAVPEGVRKTVLAKKDDILKDKFVVWSGPMTGQDGKAILPAGTRMPMEQLESMNFFVKGVVGTVQ, from the coding sequence ATGAAGCTGCTTCGCCATCTCGCCGTGTTCGCCTTTGCCGCCGGCGCCGCCATCAGCCACGCCGCCACCATCGGCTACATCTACGTCGGCCCTGAGAAGGACTACGGCTACAACACTTCGATGGATGTGGGCCGCAAGTTCGTCGAGAAAAGCATCCCCGGCACCAAGACCCTGCATGTGGAAAACATCCCCGAGACCGCCGAGGTCGAGAAGGTGATGGAGCGCATGATCAAGCAGGGCGGGGCGAGCATCATCTTCGCCACCAGCTACGGCTACCTCGACTACGCCATCGCGCTCGGCAAGAAGTACCCCAAGGTCGCCTTCCTGCACGCCGGGGGCCTCAAGATCGGCGACAACGTCGGCACCTACTGGGCCAACAGCGACGACGCGATGTACCTCGCCGGCATGGCCGCCGGTGCGGTGAGCAAGAGCGGCAAGCTCGGCTTCATCGCCGCGTTTCCCATTCCCCAGGTGGTGCGCTCCATCAACGCCTTCACGCTGGGCGCGCAGGCGATGAACCCCAACGCCACCACCACGGTGGTGTGGACCGGCGGCTGGCTGCAGCCGCCGAAGGAAGCCGAAGCCACCAACTCGCTCGCCGATGCCGGCATCGACGTGATCGGCGAGCAGGTCGACAGCCCGATGACCATCGCGCAGACCGCCGAGAAGCGCGGCATCTACATGGTCGGCAAAGATGTGGACGTCTCGAAGCTCGCGCCCAAGGCCGTGCTCACCGGCGCCTCGTGGAACTGGGGCCCGACCATGCTCAAGTTGACGAAGGAGATCCAGGCCGGCAAGTGGAAGCCGAGCCACGTGCGCGGTGACCTGAAAGACGGCACCGTGGTGCTCGACCCCTTCGGCCCCGCCGTGCCCGAAGGCGTGCGCAAGACCGTGCTGGCGAAGAAGGACGACATCCTCAAGGACAAGTTCGTCGTCTGGTCGGGCCCGATGACCGGTCAGGACGGCAAGGCCATCCTGCCCGCCGGCACCCGCATGCCGATGGAGCAGCTGGAGAGCATGAACTTCTTCGTCAAGGGTGTCGTGGGCACGGTGCAGTGA
- a CDS encoding isochorismatase family protein: MKPMGSHLANRWRVSAAHCDLTRAERRPVRPVELAAEPQAVTVDANRSALIVVDMQNDFCAIGGYLDYRGIDITPDRAPIEPLRRLVPALRAQGVPIVWLNWGVRRDLLNIHPSLLHAHTQDGEGAGLGEQIPGGAEILLKGSWGAQIVDELNPGEQDIHVTKHRFSGFWDTELDSILRNMGLTTLFFAGVNADQCVMTTLEDASFLGYDVLMLRDCVGTTSPPFCMQATEYNVKLLYGFMTDSGALLSGLKA; encoded by the coding sequence ATGAAACCGATGGGCTCCCACCTCGCCAACCGCTGGCGCGTGAGCGCCGCGCACTGCGACCTCACGCGCGCCGAGCGCCGCCCGGTGCGGCCGGTCGAGCTCGCGGCCGAGCCGCAGGCGGTGACGGTCGATGCGAACCGCAGCGCGCTGATCGTCGTCGACATGCAGAACGACTTCTGCGCCATAGGCGGCTACCTCGACTACCGCGGCATCGACATCACGCCCGACCGCGCCCCCATCGAGCCGCTGCGCCGGCTCGTGCCGGCCCTGCGCGCGCAGGGCGTGCCCATCGTGTGGCTCAACTGGGGCGTGCGCCGCGACCTGCTCAACATCCACCCCTCGCTGCTGCACGCGCACACGCAAGACGGCGAGGGCGCCGGCCTGGGCGAGCAGATCCCGGGCGGCGCCGAGATCCTGCTCAAAGGCTCGTGGGGCGCGCAGATCGTCGACGAGCTGAACCCCGGCGAGCAAGACATCCACGTCACCAAGCACCGCTTCAGCGGCTTCTGGGACACCGAGCTCGACTCCATCCTGCGCAACATGGGTCTGACCACGCTCTTCTTCGCCGGCGTCAACGCCGACCAATGCGTGATGACCACGCTGGAAGACGCGAGCTTCCTCGGCTACGACGTGCTGATGCTGCGCGACTGCGTGGGCACCACCTCGCCGCCGTTCTGCATGCAGGCGACCGAATACAACGTGAAGCTGCTGTATGGGTTCATGACGGATTCGGGGGCGTTGTTGTCGGGGCTCAAGGCATGA
- a CDS encoding RidA family protein codes for MSGAIEEKLASMGLALPTPPTPIANFVPWRRSGRTVYLAGQVCEWNGSVPYVGKLGRDITLEQGQQAARLCALNLLACLKLACEGDLGRVQRCLRVGGFVNCEPEFEFVPMVVNGASDLFAALWGEDRGRHARTAIGVASLPRRAAVEVDAIFEMD; via the coding sequence ATGAGCGGCGCCATCGAAGAGAAACTCGCATCGATGGGCCTCGCCTTGCCAACGCCGCCCACGCCGATTGCCAATTTCGTGCCCTGGCGGCGCAGCGGCCGCACTGTCTACCTGGCCGGCCAGGTGTGCGAGTGGAACGGCAGCGTGCCCTATGTCGGCAAGCTCGGCCGCGACATCACACTCGAGCAGGGCCAGCAAGCCGCGCGCCTGTGTGCGCTCAACCTGCTGGCCTGCCTGAAGCTCGCCTGCGAGGGCGACCTGGGTCGCGTGCAGCGCTGCCTGCGGGTGGGCGGCTTCGTGAACTGCGAGCCCGAGTTCGAGTTCGTGCCGATGGTGGTCAACGGTGCGTCCGACCTCTTCGCCGCGCTGTGGGGCGAGGACCGTGGGCGCCATGCACGCACGGCCATCGGCGTGGCCTCGCTGCCGCGGCGTGCAGCGGTCGAGGTCGACGCCATCTTCGAGATGGACTGA
- a CDS encoding MASE1 domain-containing protein — protein MRLPATLSAWPTSGQARWRWACWCLLFGLLYGAAARLGLATSSIAPNVTLVWAPTGLSLFVFLRWGPGLWPGIVLGDLIANAGTGASLLAVAGISLGNLAQTFACWWGLRRAGFAPALERVRDVVGLIVLGTAGAGLSALIGPTALWLDGRVPTDAWAAVALQWWMGDAAGVVVLTPFLLIWWRSAAAAWSRAQAVEAAALLLLLGLLCELVFGGALLHGLTAAPGYYPASLALYPLAVWAALRFGQRGATLLTLLVTLAAVWGTVRGAGPFVDGGLTSSLVRWWVFANVITVTSLLLAATQSERDRARAQAIRDRDFGSAILDAEGALVVVLDGQGRIERVNRSFERTTGFTSATLVGKRFEEALIPAEHHAKVNGHAELLRLRLADSEKLESPLRRHRGPPITVSWTATALRDEHGSMTHAIVSGIDVSARVEAADALRQARRQLEQRVAERTQALAEANAALQVQMAERQRLEHELIAVSEREQQRFGQALHDGLGQHLTATAIQAELLARDLEAAGAHDAQASAERVEAMLSSAVAQTRLLARGLYPVEMEEGGLMMALQQLAESTERQLRRACRLDCPRPVDAPDHIAAVHLYRIAQEAVNNAVKHAPGAAIAIALGQQAGALTLRVSNPVPATVGKAEGQGIGLRIMRHRAQLIGATFRAGVHEGAWQVEVTWRSPHEH, from the coding sequence TTGCGACTGCCTGCCACCCTCAGCGCCTGGCCCACCAGCGGGCAAGCGCGCTGGCGCTGGGCCTGCTGGTGCCTGCTCTTCGGCCTGCTCTACGGGGCGGCGGCGCGGCTCGGCCTGGCCACCTCCAGCATCGCCCCCAACGTCACGCTGGTGTGGGCGCCGACCGGCCTGAGCCTCTTCGTCTTCCTGCGCTGGGGGCCGGGCCTGTGGCCGGGCATCGTGCTGGGCGACCTGATTGCCAACGCCGGCACCGGCGCGTCGCTGCTGGCGGTGGCCGGCATTTCGCTCGGCAACCTGGCGCAGACCTTCGCCTGCTGGTGGGGCCTTCGCCGCGCCGGCTTCGCGCCAGCGCTGGAGCGTGTGCGCGACGTGGTGGGCCTGATCGTGCTCGGCACTGCCGGTGCCGGGCTGAGCGCCCTGATCGGGCCGACGGCGCTGTGGCTCGATGGGCGTGTGCCGACCGACGCCTGGGCCGCCGTGGCCTTGCAATGGTGGATGGGCGACGCCGCCGGCGTGGTGGTACTCACGCCCTTCCTGCTGATCTGGTGGCGCAGCGCCGCCGCCGCATGGAGCCGCGCGCAAGCGGTGGAAGCCGCGGCGCTGCTCCTCCTGCTGGGCCTGTTGTGCGAGCTGGTGTTCGGTGGCGCGCTGCTGCACGGCCTCACGGCTGCACCGGGCTACTACCCCGCGTCGCTCGCGCTGTACCCGCTCGCGGTGTGGGCGGCCTTGCGCTTTGGCCAGCGAGGCGCCACCTTGCTCACGCTGCTGGTCACGCTCGCCGCCGTGTGGGGCACGGTGCGCGGTGCCGGCCCTTTCGTGGACGGCGGCCTCACCAGCAGCCTGGTGCGCTGGTGGGTGTTTGCCAATGTGATCACCGTGACCAGCCTGCTGCTCGCCGCGACCCAGAGCGAGCGCGACCGCGCCCGTGCGCAGGCCATCCGCGACCGCGACTTCGGCTCCGCCATCCTCGATGCCGAGGGCGCGCTGGTGGTGGTGCTCGATGGGCAGGGCCGCATCGAGCGGGTCAACCGCAGCTTCGAGCGCACGACCGGCTTCACGTCGGCCACACTGGTCGGCAAGCGCTTCGAAGAGGCGCTGATCCCGGCCGAGCACCACGCGAAGGTGAATGGCCATGCCGAGCTGTTGCGCCTGAGGCTCGCCGACAGCGAGAAGCTCGAAAGCCCGCTGCGCCGCCACCGGGGCCCGCCCATCACCGTGAGCTGGACGGCCACCGCCCTGCGCGACGAACACGGCAGCATGACGCACGCCATCGTCTCCGGCATCGACGTCAGCGCGCGGGTCGAAGCGGCCGATGCCTTGCGGCAGGCGCGCCGGCAACTCGAGCAGCGCGTGGCCGAGCGCACCCAGGCCCTCGCCGAAGCCAACGCCGCGCTGCAGGTGCAGATGGCCGAGCGGCAGCGGCTGGAGCATGAGTTGATCGCCGTCAGCGAACGCGAGCAGCAGCGCTTCGGCCAGGCGCTGCACGACGGCCTGGGCCAGCACCTGACCGCCACCGCCATCCAGGCCGAGCTGCTGGCCCGCGATCTCGAAGCGGCCGGCGCACACGACGCCCAAGCGAGCGCCGAGCGTGTCGAGGCGATGCTGTCGTCGGCGGTCGCGCAGACCCGGCTGCTGGCGCGCGGCCTCTACCCGGTCGAGATGGAAGAGGGCGGCCTGATGATGGCGCTGCAGCAGCTGGCCGAAAGCACCGAGCGCCAGCTGCGCCGCGCCTGCAGGCTCGACTGCCCGCGCCCGGTCGACGCACCCGACCACATCGCGGCGGTTCACCTCTACCGCATCGCGCAGGAAGCGGTGAACAACGCGGTGAAGCACGCACCCGGCGCGGCCATCGCCATCGCGCTCGGGCAGCAGGCCGGCGCGCTGACGCTGCGCGTGAGCAACCCGGTGCCGGCGACGGTGGGCAAGGCCGAAGGGCAGGGCATCGGGCTGCGCATCATGCGGCACCGTGCGCAGCTGATCGGCGCCACCTTCCGTGCCGGCGTCCATGAGGGCGCGTGGCAGGTCGAAGTCACCTGGAGGTCCCCGCATGAACACTGA
- a CDS encoding response regulator transcription factor gives MNTDTKKTRVLIVDDHPILRHGIAQLVGRESDFEACSEAGTVDEALEVLAHQPADVAIVDLSLEEQSGLELIRRAKAHHPALQCLVLSMHDERLHAERALRAGARGYLMKQEATRKIVAALRQVRAGRIYLSETVSSEILTRLASGSERTDSAAGAVGGLSDREMEVLRLIGRGLKTGEIARSLHRSVHTIETHRANIKRKLGLRTSGDLARAAFKLSEPAAC, from the coding sequence ATGAACACTGACACGAAGAAGACACGCGTCCTGATCGTCGACGACCACCCCATCCTGCGGCATGGCATCGCGCAGCTCGTGGGCCGCGAAAGCGACTTCGAGGCATGCTCCGAAGCCGGCACGGTCGACGAAGCCCTGGAAGTACTGGCGCATCAACCGGCCGATGTCGCCATCGTCGACCTGTCGCTCGAAGAGCAGTCAGGCCTGGAGTTGATCCGCCGGGCGAAGGCCCACCACCCGGCCCTGCAGTGCCTCGTGCTCTCGATGCACGACGAGCGCCTGCATGCCGAGCGCGCCCTGCGGGCCGGCGCCCGCGGTTACCTGATGAAGCAGGAGGCCACGCGCAAGATCGTGGCCGCGTTGCGGCAGGTGCGCGCGGGGCGCATCTACCTCAGCGAGACGGTGTCGAGCGAGATCCTCACCCGGCTGGCGAGCGGCAGCGAGCGCACCGACAGTGCCGCTGGCGCCGTCGGCGGCCTCAGCGACCGCGAGATGGAAGTGCTGCGCCTCATCGGCCGCGGCCTCAAGACCGGCGAGATCGCGCGCAGCCTGCACCGCAGCGTGCACACCATCGAGACGCACCGCGCCAACATCAAGCGCAAGCTGGGCCTGCGCACCTCGGGCGACCTGGCCCGGGCGGCGTTCAAGCTCAGTGAACCTGCGGCGTGTTGA
- a CDS encoding cupin domain-containing protein → MATSAKTSTRPAAKKKPSTARKKSTAATAPTPRRDDLQVGGRLRHARLLAGIRMRDLADKVGCTESMVSKIEAGRVVPSLPMLQRLVDALGRDLASFFGSDPNSPAMVLRNGQRPVAHTDPIREGQRVSYERLVPFGAGNLLEGNIHVVEPGGLKNDPITHQGETLGYVLDGQIELTVEATSYTLNAGDSFFFKNHLTNSYRNPGTVTARVLWVNTPQVH, encoded by the coding sequence ATGGCCACTTCCGCAAAGACCTCGACCCGGCCCGCCGCCAAGAAGAAGCCTTCCACGGCTCGCAAGAAGAGCACCGCCGCGACCGCACCCACGCCACGCCGCGACGACCTGCAAGTCGGCGGCCGCCTGCGCCATGCGCGCCTGCTCGCCGGCATCCGCATGCGCGACCTCGCCGACAAGGTGGGCTGCACCGAGAGCATGGTCTCGAAGATCGAGGCCGGGCGCGTGGTGCCCTCGCTGCCCATGCTGCAGCGCCTGGTCGATGCGCTGGGCCGCGACCTGGCTTCCTTCTTCGGCTCGGACCCCAACTCGCCGGCGATGGTGCTGCGCAACGGGCAACGCCCGGTCGCCCACACCGACCCCATCCGCGAAGGCCAGCGCGTGAGCTATGAGCGCCTGGTGCCCTTCGGGGCCGGCAACCTGCTCGAAGGCAACATCCACGTGGTGGAGCCCGGCGGCCTGAAAAACGACCCGATCACGCACCAGGGCGAAACACTCGGCTACGTGCTCGATGGGCAGATCGAGCTGACGGTCGAGGCGACCAGCTACACGCTCAACGCGGGCGATTCCTTCTTCTTCAAGAACCACCTCACCAACAGCTACCGCAACCCGGGCACCGTGACCGCACGCGTGCTGTGGGTCAACACGCCGCAGGTTCACTGA
- a CDS encoding heme-binding protein, with amino-acid sequence MSDDTTPARQLTLHGAQRVLQAAIAHAHAIGQPMCIAVVDLGGNLLSFARMDGAKALSVISSTNKARTAALSAAPTGGAHADVELQVTLAHESKWTNLIGGLPIRVDGFVVGAVAAGSGTGAQDLAVARAGAAAIPGADLYDDFTPMGAEDTGIIRGSHPLPVRS; translated from the coding sequence ATGAGCGACGACACCACCCCGGCTCGGCAATTGACCCTGCACGGCGCACAGCGCGTGCTGCAAGCCGCCATCGCCCACGCGCACGCCATCGGCCAGCCGATGTGCATCGCGGTGGTCGACCTCGGCGGCAACCTGCTGAGCTTCGCGCGCATGGACGGCGCCAAGGCGCTGAGCGTGATCTCGTCGACCAACAAGGCGCGCACCGCCGCGCTCTCGGCCGCGCCCACCGGCGGCGCTCATGCCGATGTGGAGCTGCAGGTCACGCTGGCCCACGAGTCGAAATGGACCAACCTCATCGGTGGCCTGCCGATCCGCGTCGACGGCTTCGTCGTCGGCGCCGTGGCAGCCGGCTCGGGCACCGGCGCGCAAGACCTCGCCGTTGCGCGCGCCGGGGCTGCGGCGATCCCGGGTGCCGACCTCTACGACGACTTCACGCCCATGGGTGCGGAAGACACGGGCATCATCCGGGGCTCGCACCCGCTGCCCGTCCGCAGCTGA
- a CDS encoding ABC transporter permease gives MAFVWKRLLGTVPSLAGIVVITFLLSHALPGDPAAYFAGPAANDESIAQIRAKLGLDKPLIEQFFRYLGDLAQGNLGTSLTTGQPVLHDLLVRLPASLELSVCALVFALAFAIPMGVLAATKPDSWVDHLCRGSITVGSAFPTFFVGLVLVYVFYFLLDMAPQPVGRLNEILNSPPPTVTGAYLVDSLLAGDGATFRAAAGQLVLPSIALGLFALAPIARITRAAMLGALGSDFVRTARASGLAPRTVIFTYAFRNALLPLVNVMGMVFSFLLGSNVLIEQVFGWQGIGAYAVSAVLASDYAAVQGFVLMMALLYIGLNLTVDIASTLIDPRVRFEG, from the coding sequence ATGGCCTTCGTCTGGAAACGACTCCTCGGCACGGTGCCCAGCCTCGCGGGCATCGTCGTCATCACCTTCCTGCTGTCGCACGCATTGCCGGGCGACCCGGCCGCCTACTTCGCCGGGCCGGCGGCCAACGACGAGTCGATCGCGCAGATCCGCGCCAAGCTCGGGCTCGACAAGCCGCTCATCGAGCAGTTCTTCCGCTACCTCGGCGACCTGGCGCAAGGCAACCTCGGCACCTCGCTCACCACCGGCCAGCCGGTGCTGCACGACCTGCTGGTGCGCCTGCCCGCATCCCTCGAGCTGAGCGTGTGCGCGCTGGTCTTCGCACTCGCCTTCGCCATTCCCATGGGCGTGCTCGCCGCCACCAAGCCCGATTCATGGGTCGACCACCTGTGCCGCGGCAGCATCACCGTGGGCTCGGCCTTCCCCACCTTCTTCGTCGGGTTGGTGCTGGTCTACGTCTTCTACTTTTTGCTCGACATGGCACCGCAGCCAGTGGGCCGGCTCAACGAGATCCTGAATTCGCCACCGCCCACGGTGACCGGCGCGTACCTCGTCGACAGCCTGCTCGCCGGTGACGGGGCGACCTTCCGCGCCGCGGCCGGCCAACTCGTGCTGCCCTCCATCGCGCTCGGCCTCTTTGCGCTCGCGCCCATCGCGCGCATCACCCGCGCCGCCATGCTGGGTGCGCTCGGCTCCGACTTCGTGCGCACCGCGCGCGCCAGCGGCCTGGCGCCGCGCACGGTGATCTTCACCTACGCGTTTCGCAACGCGCTGCTGCCGCTGGTCAACGTGATGGGCATGGTGTTCAGCTTCCTGCTCGGCTCCAACGTGCTGATCGAGCAGGTGTTCGGGTGGCAGGGCATCGGCGCCTATGCGGTGAGCGCGGTGCTCGCGTCCGACTACGCGGCGGTGCAGGGCTTCGTGCTGATGATGGCGCTGCTCTACATCGGGCTCAACCTCACGGTCGACATCGCCAGCACGCTGATCGACCCGCGTGTGCGCTTCGAGGGATGA
- a CDS encoding ABC transporter permease, translating to MQLTARVSLLARNTGYVFGENRLTLVAVVILALLLLCAAFGPALAPYDPLMTDGTARLQPPSAAHWFGTDALGRDILSRVIVAARLDLGMAISAVALSFAIGLALGALAGYFGGWTDRVLGRLMDTIMAFPLFVLAMGIVAALGNNVLNIIIATIVINLPFYFRFARGEVNVRRDLGYVEAARMGGNTPLQVLTHHIVPNILPPMTVQASLNMGWAILNAAGLSFIGLGVRAPTPEWGIMVSEGASNIISGEWWTFAFPGMALVLAVFCFNLLGDGLRDLLDPRRRT from the coding sequence ATGCAACTGACCGCACGCGTCTCCTTGCTCGCCCGCAATACCGGCTACGTCTTCGGCGAGAACCGCCTCACGCTGGTGGCGGTGGTGATCCTTGCACTGCTGCTGCTGTGCGCCGCCTTCGGCCCCGCGCTCGCACCCTACGACCCGTTGATGACCGACGGCACGGCGCGCCTGCAGCCGCCCTCGGCGGCGCACTGGTTCGGCACCGATGCGCTGGGCCGCGACATCCTGAGTCGCGTGATCGTCGCCGCCCGGCTCGACCTGGGCATGGCCATCTCGGCGGTGGCCCTGTCGTTCGCCATTGGCCTCGCGCTCGGGGCGCTGGCCGGCTACTTCGGCGGTTGGACCGACCGCGTGCTGGGCCGGCTGATGGACACCATCATGGCCTTCCCGCTCTTCGTGCTGGCCATGGGGATCGTCGCGGCGCTGGGCAACAACGTGCTCAACATCATCATCGCGACCATCGTCATCAACCTGCCGTTCTACTTCCGCTTCGCGCGCGGCGAGGTCAACGTGCGGCGCGACCTCGGTTACGTGGAAGCGGCACGCATGGGCGGCAACACGCCGCTGCAGGTGCTGACACACCACATCGTGCCCAACATCCTGCCGCCGATGACGGTGCAGGCCTCGCTCAACATGGGCTGGGCCATCCTCAACGCGGCCGGCCTGTCCTTCATCGGCCTGGGCGTGCGCGCGCCCACGCCGGAGTGGGGAATCATGGTGTCGGAAGGCGCGAGCAACATCATCTCGGGCGAGTGGTGGACCTTCGCCTTCCCCGGCATGGCGCTGGTGCTGGCGGTGTTCTGCTTCAACCTGCTGGGCGATGGCCTGCGCGACCTGCTCGACCCGAGGAGGCGCACATGA
- a CDS encoding ABC transporter ATP-binding protein, translating into MTALLEVNELSLNFRTRHGTVKALENVSLSIERGEIVGVVGESGSGKSVMAYTVMGLQDDAARIEGGAITFGGTDLLTATPTALGALRGRELSMIFQSPRTALNPIRKVGHQIEDVLGRHAAVKRDDLKQRAVQALARVRIPDPERRYHAYPFELSGGMCQRVMIAMALACTPALLIADEPTTGLDVTTQAVILDLIRDMSRSQRMATLLITHDLGLAGEYCDRIAVMHAGHLVEVGPTERLLQSPAHPYTRQLLAATPTPQTTLMGLSAIPGQLPDLRGELPVCRFQHRCTRATAACSEAPLAWVELGPGHRVRCRHPL; encoded by the coding sequence ATGACGGCCTTGCTCGAAGTCAACGAGCTTTCGCTCAACTTCCGCACCCGCCACGGCACGGTGAAGGCGCTGGAAAACGTCTCGCTCTCCATCGAACGCGGCGAGATCGTCGGCGTGGTCGGCGAGAGCGGCTCCGGCAAGTCCGTCATGGCCTACACCGTGATGGGCCTGCAGGATGACGCGGCGCGCATCGAGGGCGGCGCCATCACCTTCGGCGGCACCGACCTGCTCACCGCCACGCCCACCGCGCTCGGTGCGCTGCGCGGGCGCGAGCTGTCGATGATCTTCCAGAGCCCGCGCACCGCGCTCAACCCCATCCGCAAGGTGGGCCACCAGATCGAAGACGTGCTGGGCCGCCACGCTGCGGTCAAGCGCGACGACCTGAAGCAGCGCGCCGTGCAGGCGCTCGCACGCGTGCGCATCCCCGACCCCGAGCGCCGCTACCACGCCTACCCCTTCGAGCTTTCGGGTGGCATGTGCCAGCGCGTGATGATCGCGATGGCGCTCGCCTGCACGCCGGCGCTGCTGATCGCCGACGAGCCCACCACCGGGCTCGACGTCACCACCCAGGCGGTGATCCTCGACCTGATCCGCGACATGAGCCGCAGCCAGCGCATGGCCACGCTGCTCATCACGCACGACCTGGGCCTGGCCGGCGAGTACTGCGACCGCATCGCGGTCATGCACGCAGGCCACCTGGTGGAAGTGGGCCCCACCGAGCGGCTGCTGCAGTCGCCCGCGCACCCCTACACCCGGCAGCTGCTCGCCGCCACGCCCACGCCGCAGACCACGCTCATGGGCCTGTCGGCCATCCCCGGCCAGCTTCCCGACCTGCGTGGCGAGTTGCCGGTGTGCCGCTTCCAGCACCGCTGCACCCGTGCCACCGCAGCGTGCAGCGAGGCGCCCCTCGCGTGGGTCGAACTCGGCCCCGGCCACCGCGTGCGCTGCCGCCACCCGCTATGA
- a CDS encoding ABC transporter ATP-binding protein — translation MPERLHDISAALDAPAQPALLDVQKLVKHYPVSGGKLLHAVDEVSLSIGHGECVGLVGESGCGKSTLARLLAQLITPTSGRVLFDGQDLSAMTPRQLVRSPLRARIQMVFQDPTESLNPSMRVFDAIADPLRRLLKIRDRTELDKRVRRAAEMVGLPDELVLRYPHQLSGGQRARVGIARAIVVEPSLLILDEPTSALDVSVQAVILRLLDDLRARLGMSYLFVSHDLNVVRLLCERIVVMYLGKVVEVAPAETLFTAPAHPYTQALIAAIPDPARRGEQRLRLEGSPRSPIAPDPQSCRFHGRCPQGTERCVSAMPVLRRVGEGHSAACHFALNA, via the coding sequence ATGCCCGAACGCCTGCACGACATCAGCGCCGCACTCGATGCACCGGCGCAGCCGGCCTTGCTCGACGTGCAGAAGCTCGTCAAGCACTACCCCGTGAGCGGCGGGAAGCTGCTGCATGCGGTCGACGAGGTGAGCTTGAGCATCGGCCACGGCGAGTGCGTGGGCCTGGTGGGCGAATCGGGCTGCGGCAAGTCGACGCTCGCCCGCCTGCTGGCGCAGCTCATCACGCCCACCTCGGGCCGTGTGCTGTTCGACGGCCAGGACCTGAGTGCGATGACACCGCGCCAGCTCGTGCGCTCGCCCCTGCGCGCACGCATCCAGATGGTGTTCCAGGACCCGACCGAAAGCCTGAACCCGTCGATGCGCGTGTTCGACGCCATCGCCGACCCGCTGCGTCGGCTGCTGAAGATTCGTGATCGCACCGAGCTCGACAAACGGGTGCGCCGCGCTGCCGAGATGGTGGGCCTGCCCGACGAGCTGGTGCTGCGCTACCCGCACCAGCTCTCCGGCGGCCAGCGCGCGCGCGTCGGCATCGCCCGCGCCATCGTGGTCGAGCCGTCGCTGCTGATCCTCGACGAGCCCACCTCCGCGCTCGACGTCTCGGTGCAGGCGGTGATCCTGCGCCTGCTCGACGACTTGCGCGCGCGCCTGGGCATGAGCTACCTCTTCGTCTCGCACGACCTCAACGTGGTGCGCCTGCTGTGCGAGCGCATCGTGGTGATGTACCTCGGCAAGGTGGTCGAAGTGGCACCGGCCGAGACGCTCTTCACCGCGCCTGCCCACCCCTACACCCAGGCGCTGATCGCCGCCATCCCCGACCCCGCGCGCCGCGGCGAGCAGCGCCTGCGGCTCGAAGGTTCACCCCGCAGCCCCATCGCACCCGACCCGCAGAGCTGCCGCTTCCACGGCCGTTGCCCGCAAGGCACCGAGCGTTGCGTGAGCGCGATGCCCGTGCTGCGGCGCGTGGGCGAGGGCCATTCCGCCGCTTGCCATTTCGCCTTGAACGCCTGA